In Lacibacter sp. H407, the genomic window TCTTCTTCACTTCGTGGATAACGATGGAGCCGCCGCCGAGGGCAGTTGTTGCGTTTCCATTTTCATCCGCTCCCATTTCATTATCATATACAACAGTACCGGTTGTTGTTGTGATTTTAATTCTGAACTTATCCGGTCCGGTGCCATTATTCCAATGTCCATCATTTGCTATGATAGTAAACTTGTAACCAGATAGTCCGTTGATGGTACCCGTACCACGGTAAGTTGCTTTACCTCCAGCGATCACTAATGATCCTGATTCATGCATTGTACTCTTGAAATTGATATTTCCTGCATGGAACTGGAATTCGGTGTTACCATCTACTTGGCTGCTGCCTTTTTTGTATTTCGATACAAAGCCAAAGTTTGCTTTACCAGTTATATTTACATCTGCTTTTAATGAACCCGCTGGTGAGTTGATCCAACCACCACCTGTTACGAAGTTTCCGTTTGGATCGTAAACCGGGATATAAGCTACAGATGATCCGCAAGTGGTGCCGGCTGTTGCTACAACTTTGTATACCCCTAATGTAAGGCCTGTTACTGTTGCGGTTGCTACTCCAGATGAATTAGTAATTTTTGTATCAGTATATATCTCAACATCATTTTCGTCTGTAACTACAAATGTTACACTTACCCCAGGTTGAAGTACGCCGCCCGGTGCCGATACAACTGTTGCTGACAACGTTGCACTACCTACTGTTTCTGGAACAGGTGCACTGCTGGCAGAGGCGTCAATTGCAACACCAAGGATCGTGAAATTGGCAGAGATATATGTCTCTTCATAGTTTGGTCCGAAAGTATACGTCCCTTTTAATATGCTATAAACTGCAACACCTTCATTTGTTAAATCTGTACGTGTCAATGT contains:
- a CDS encoding MBG domain-containing protein, with protein sequence LTVSKRPITITAIANQKYCGQVDPDFTATVTNGTIVNNDQPSGTLTRTDLTNEGVAVYSILKGTYTFGPNYEETYISANFTILGVAIDASASSAPVPETVGSATLSATVVSAPGGVLQPGVSVTFVVTDENDVEIYTDTKITNSSGVATATVTGLTLGVYKVVATAGTTCGSSVAYIPVYDPNGNFVTGGGWINSPAGSLKADVNITGKANFGFVSKYKKGSSQVDGNTEFQFHAGNINFKSTMHESGSLVIAGGKATYRGTGTINGLSGYKFTIIANDGHWNNGTGPDKFRIKITTTTGTVVYDNEMGADENGNATTALGGGSIVIHEVKKKTSNRMEPGALVLTPQEFNVKVFGNPSLSSFRLQLIGSVLEEKFTVKVVDVNGRLMEVKQNLYAGQVIELGNNYKQGTYFVEVSQGTNRKVVKLIKIGRD